Genomic segment of Mycolicibacterium psychrotolerans:
CGCCTGCGGATGCACAAAGGTCCTCTCCATGTCTACTTGCATCGGAAACTTAGCCCCAACGCGAAGGTGAGCGATGGGCAGTGGTTCCTCGGTCTTGATGACCCAAATCCCCAGCGCGACATGATGATAACCTCGCTGATCACGTACGCGATTGACTCGCTTTGGGCGGTTGCTCGCCGCCAGTACTTGGGCACACCGGGCTCAGTCTGGTTCATCGGAAAAGGTTCGATCGAACTTGCCTTATATGCTCCCATTGAAGCTGCCGCGAATCTTGTTCGCCGAGTCGCTCACGAACTCGTCAAGGTGAGACCGGACGGTGACGTGGACGGGACCAACCATCATATTTCGATTCACCACATACCCGACGATTGGAACTTGGAGGAGCCGGAGCACCAGCCCGCGATGAGACCCATCGACCTTCCGCTACGCGAGCGTGATCGGCATACTCCGACCGCTAGTCCTCTTGCGTACTTACCAATTGTGCCGAGGGGTTTCGCGCAGGGAAGCTGATTAACGAGCGCGACGCTTGCCCATTAAGGCACATGCAGTACATCACGACCCTCGCGTGACGGGTACCACGCTCTTATCATGGGTGAGCGCCATTCGATTGCGTCGGCTGTTGTACGGCTTCGGCGTTGGGACGCGGAGGGCCATACCCCTGTGGTCGCCAGCTCGCACTCGGGCGGTGCGTATGTCCCGTCCACTGGAACCCGTCGAACCATCGGTATTGCTCATGATCCCAGGGATCGATGAACCAACCAGCGTTGGCCGCTCGTGCACCTTCCCTGACGTTGGCGTAATCCAGTGCGGCGATCTGTTGGCGCTCCAGCTCCATCATTCTCGCGTTCTGAGCCGCCTGTATCCGGGCAGCGTTCCGGGTCTGTCTGGTATAT
This window contains:
- a CDS encoding DUF2510 domain-containing protein, which codes for MRKAASISTLGIVDFRSDQERTARYTRQTRNAARIQAAQNARMMELERQQIAALDYANVREGARAANAGWFIDPWDHEQYRWFDGFQWTGHTHRPSASWRPQGYGPPRPNAEAVQQPTQSNGAHP